One Paraburkholderia caffeinilytica DNA segment encodes these proteins:
- a CDS encoding glycoside hydrolase family 108 protein, translated as MKLDEKIDALIGREGGYSNNALDAGGETMWGITVAVARAFGYAGAMRDMPRPTAVQIYRSRYWLQPKFDLVDALSPALADKLFDIGVNAGQATGVRFMQRALNVLNQNQRAFADIAVDGGIGAMTIAALKAFLAGRGADGHRVLLGMVTAQQSVYYIECAEKRVENETFEYGWQLNRAFGVSA; from the coding sequence ATGAAACTTGACGAAAAAATCGACGCGCTGATCGGCCGCGAGGGCGGGTACTCAAACAACGCGCTTGATGCTGGCGGCGAAACGATGTGGGGCATCACGGTCGCGGTCGCACGTGCATTCGGCTATGCCGGCGCGATGCGCGACATGCCGCGCCCGACGGCCGTGCAGATTTACCGCAGCCGCTATTGGCTGCAGCCGAAGTTCGATCTGGTCGATGCGCTTTCACCTGCGCTTGCCGACAAGCTGTTCGACATTGGCGTGAACGCGGGGCAGGCGACAGGAGTGCGGTTCATGCAACGTGCGCTGAACGTACTGAATCAGAACCAGCGCGCGTTTGCCGATATCGCCGTCGACGGTGGCATCGGTGCCATGACGATCGCAGCGCTGAAGGCGTTTCTCGCTGGGCGGGGTGCGGACGGCCACCGTGTGCTGCTTGGCATGGTGACTGCACAGCAGTCTGTCTATTACATCGAGTGTGCCGAAAAGCGCGTGGAGAACGAGACGTTCGAATACGGCTGGCAGCTCAATCGTGCATTTGGGGTGAGCGCATGA
- a CDS encoding glycoside hydrolase family 73 protein has translation MAQPSTHHHAATRHKPKPHVAPVYVQQFIDAHMAAAQDIQRKYQVPAGVVIAQSALESNWGRSVVGNAYFGVKGRAPSGDSTTFTTHEVINGKAIKIDDAFRAYGSYEDAADDYAQMLRNNPRFRSSFLYTRSSQFANALAHNGYATDPAYAVKLNAIIRAHKLDQYDARRTEP, from the coding sequence ATGGCACAGCCGTCTACGCACCATCACGCCGCGACGCGGCACAAGCCGAAGCCCCACGTGGCGCCGGTGTACGTGCAGCAATTCATCGATGCCCACATGGCTGCGGCGCAGGACATCCAGCGCAAGTACCAGGTGCCGGCAGGCGTCGTCATTGCCCAATCAGCCCTTGAAAGCAACTGGGGAAGGTCGGTTGTCGGCAACGCTTATTTTGGCGTCAAGGGCCGCGCCCCGAGCGGCGACAGCACAACGTTCACGACGCACGAAGTGATCAATGGCAAGGCCATCAAGATTGATGATGCGTTCCGCGCCTACGGCAGCTATGAAGATGCCGCCGACGACTATGCGCAAATGCTTCGAAACAACCCACGCTTCCGCTCTTCTTTTCTCTACACCCGCAGTTCGCAGTTTGCCAACGCGCTCGCCCACAACGGCTATGCGACAGATCCCGCTTACGCAGTCAAGCTCAACGCAATCATTCGGGCGCACAAGCTCGACCAGTACGACGCGCGCAGGACCGAGCCATGA
- a CDS encoding DNA adenine methylase codes for MAIPIIPWIGGKRRLADHIIPRFPAHECYVEVFAGGAALYFMRPPAKVEVINDINGELVNLYRVVQHHLEEFVRQFKWALSSRQVFKWLQDTIPETLTDIQRAARFYYLQQNCFGGKIEGQSFGTATTTPPGLNLLRLEETLSAAHLRLSNTFVERLDWKTCIDKYDRPHTLFYLDPPYFETEGYGVPFPCTEYVAMADRIRALKGKAIISLNDHPVIRQAFDGFHIETVDIKYTVGGGGKEAVRKEVIIFSWNDANEPAGLF; via the coding sequence ATGGCAATCCCCATCATTCCCTGGATCGGCGGCAAGCGTCGCCTGGCAGATCACATCATCCCGCGCTTTCCTGCGCATGAGTGCTACGTGGAGGTTTTCGCGGGCGGGGCTGCGTTGTACTTCATGCGGCCGCCGGCGAAGGTAGAGGTCATCAATGACATCAACGGCGAACTGGTGAATCTCTATCGCGTTGTGCAGCATCACCTCGAGGAGTTCGTGCGGCAATTCAAATGGGCGCTGTCGAGCCGGCAGGTGTTCAAGTGGTTGCAGGACACGATCCCGGAGACGCTCACCGATATCCAGCGCGCTGCCCGCTTTTATTACCTGCAGCAGAACTGCTTTGGCGGCAAGATTGAGGGGCAGTCATTCGGTACGGCAACTACAACGCCGCCGGGTCTGAACCTGCTGCGACTCGAAGAGACCCTGTCGGCGGCGCACCTGCGTTTGTCCAACACGTTCGTTGAGCGGCTTGACTGGAAGACGTGTATCGACAAATACGATCGTCCGCACACTCTGTTCTATCTCGATCCGCCGTATTTTGAAACTGAAGGCTACGGCGTGCCTTTTCCGTGCACGGAATATGTCGCCATGGCGGATCGGATCCGTGCGCTGAAGGGCAAGGCAATCATCAGTCTGAATGACCACCCCGTGATCAGGCAGGCGTTCGACGGCTTCCACATTGAGACGGTGGACATCAAGTACACCGTGGGCGGTGGCGGCAAAGAAGCAGTCCGCAAGGAAGTGATTATTTTTAGTTGGAACGATGCTAACGAACCCGCTGGCCTCTTCTGA